The Brassica oleracea var. oleracea cultivar TO1000 chromosome C6, BOL, whole genome shotgun sequence genomic interval AAAATATTTTTTACGAAATTCATTTTTTTCTTAAAAAATATTGCAAAATTAAATTAAATTAATAAAGCAGATTCGCGCGTAGCGCGAATAAAAAATCTAGTATTATTAAAAATTCACAAAAAGAGTTGAGATAACTAAAAATTAAATTATATTTAAGTTACAAAATTATAAGGACTAAACTGAAATGTAAATAGTATTTTGAGATTTTGAGGGTCTATTGAGTAAAAAACCTCAAAATTTAACTAAAATATTCAAATAATTTATGAAAAAAATAAAAAATAAGTATAACTTATTGTTGAAGGTTTAGATACTACAAGATAATTTCAATCAATATCAAATCAATTAAACTAATGGATTACATTATTTATATTTTCATAAATAAAAAATTACATCTCTCTTATTGATACATAAACATTCTCTAGGACCCAACCTTTTCTAGGATTTTAAATTATATAGACCCTTATATTATAAAGTAATTATGAAAACTATATTATACTATTATCTATGTTTCCAAACAAGAAAATAATTAATCTTGTGTTTAAACAGTATAAAACATTATGTCTCTTCTTTTTAATAACTTTTTATCAATTTTCTTTCAAATTATTTGATAAATCAAATAACTGACTAAAATATTCAAAACATTTATGAAAAAAAATAAGTATAACTTATTTTTGCAGGCTTAGATACTGCAAAATAGTTTCAATAAATATTAAATCAATTAAACTTATGGACTATTTTATTTATATTTTCATAAACAAAATAATACACTCATTTAAAAAACTTCCATGTTAAATTAAATATTGTATATAAATAAAAATTAGTAAGTTTACATCAAATACATTTTATAATTATCTTTTTTCAAAATATATCATACAATTAATCAAATAAATTACAGATATTTTATTAAAAATTCATAACAAAAAAGTTGAAATAACTAAAAATAAATTAACTAATATCTTATACATATATTATTATCTGAAGATACATTGAAAATAACTACATTATACAATAAATATAATAAAAATAGTAATGAAAATGTTCAGAATATATATTATCTGAAGATAAATGCTTAACACTAATTATAAACAACAAATTTAAACATATTATAATATGCACTAAATTATTAGCAAGACAAACTATACAAAACAATTATAATAATGTTAATTAAGCTACATGAAATAAATATTATGCAACTAAAATCTCTTTTTACACTAAACAACATTAAATTAGTTAAAAAATATTAAATTAATGTATAAAATGTGTTTAATCAGTTTAAAATAAAACATGCGCTATTGCCCGGATCATGATATATTATTTTTTACAATTGAAAAAGTATGCATAGTTTCATATAGTAATCAAAATGTGGTGTGTTACAAAATAAAATTTATTCAGTATAATTTATAATAGTAACAACTCTAAATAAATAAAAATAGTACGAACTCTATAAATTAATAATAATACGGTTATATAATTATTAATTTATAAAGTGATAATTGATTTTTTTTAAACAACACAATCATCATAAAATGTAATTTAACTAATAAAATTTCAAAATCAAAATGGTTGAAACAATTTAATTTACGAAAAAACTAAAATAGGTACTCTGAAACAATTGTTATCCTATAATGTCATTTAATTTGAAGAAATTAAAGAATTATTAACTATTATTTGATGATTCTAATGAAATTAGACTATTATCGATATTAATTTTATAAAAATTCTGCAATATATTTTTGAATACTTTTTTCCTGTACAACGTGTGTCAATATATTAATGCATCTAGCACAATTTCCTTTAATTATTGAGTTTTCATATAGTTCATTTAACTTGGCAAAATGTGTATATGGAAATTTAGTCAAAAATTATGTATATTCATGAAAATAGAGATAAACTACCATTGGCAAAATTTAGCTCAAGGATTCTTTTTTTTTTTGGAATATGCAATTTTTTTTTATGTAATCTCTCTCTTTCTCTCTTCTTCCAGATACTATCCACCAATTTTTGCCTTTTTTTTTTCTGGTGTCGGTTTTTTCACCAGTCGCTGCAAGAGAGTTTTTTTTTCTCCTTTTTGTTCAGACCATGTGCTGCATTTCTAGATTCGATTCGGGTGTTTTCTGGCTTAGTGTTCAGGTTTCTGGTGATGGAGGGTGCACGATAGTCTTCGGTAACTTTCACAGTTTAAGGCTTCGTGTTTTAGCTCTATGAGGACAGATTTGAGTCATGATTCCTTAAGCCTCATACATTTTATTCTCCTAGATTTGCATCGATGTTGGGTTCTTTCGATCTTCCGGCGAGGTGAATCCCGATCTCTGAAGGGAAAGTTTGACGTTGCGACGCGTTTTACCTCTACATCTGATTCACGGAGACTCTCACCTCTGTTTGATGTCTGCTTTAGGATGAAATGGATGGAGATAAAATTAGGGTTCTCTGGTGAAAGCGAAGACGAGTCGGCTGTTGGGTGAGGTTTCGGCTTATCTACTTACTGGCTTCTAACTTGAGAAGCCAGTAAATTCTGATAGTCTTCTCTACGTGCCTTGCTCACTCTATTCTCTTTTCAAGTTTCTAAATTATATCTCTTTTGTTATTTTAATATTTTCACCTTGCTATAAATATGTGTATTACTCCTTTGTTGTAAATTGAGTTTACTATTGAAACAATAATAAAAAAGATCAGTTCCTTTGTTTATATTATATTTATATCCTTTGTTTCTCACTTCTATTTAATTATTCACAACACGTTATCAGTACGAATTCTGGCCAACTGAGGTTTATCAATCCGAAAATTCTTAAACCAGCCGAGTAATGTTTAAATTTATGTATTTCAATATATTTAATTTATTTAAATTTTATTATTATTTTTTCGGAGTGAGAGGCTAGGCTTTATCCATCTATTTATCGGGATGATAGGCACTGTCTTTCCCGACTGATCGTTATGGTAGGCTATGCCTTCACGATCAGAGAACACGTGGTAGGCTTTGCCTCCGTGAATAAAAAGAAAAGGTAAAAAATGGTAGGCTAAGTCTCCTCGGACCTTGAAATAAGTAAAAGTCAAAATGGTAGACCATGTCTCCTCGGACTTTGAAAAATGATCAATATGGTAGTCTAAGACTCTTCGGATCATGTGGTAGGCTAATCTCCAATTTTATTTATTTCTCTTTAAATTTCTGCAATTTAATTTATGCATTTATTTTATGCTTTTAATTTATGCATTTAAATTTCCGTCTTTATATATTATTATTCTATGGATACGGTTATCATGTCAAATTTGACAAAGCTCAAAATATATGCCCTTGATATTACGAGAAATAATTATAAGACTTGGGCAGTGGATGCAAAGATGTACATGAGAGAGCTTTGAGAAATCATCGATAAGTTGAAAACTATATCGGATGACAAAAAAATAAAGCCATGATATTTTACATCACTTTGATGATGGTTTATAAGATGAGGTGTATCAAGAGAAAAGATCTAGAAGATCTTTGATAATTAAATCGTTGAAAAAAGGATCGGAGTTGATGTAAATCCTCCGTGAAAACTGAAAAAAAAAATGAAATCATGATCCAAAACCATCAAGTCGGTCCTACTAGAAAAGGACGAGGGTGTAGATGCGGTTGAAACCGCTATCATGGTCGTGGAAGAGGACGAGAATGAAGATTCCGTCCCTGTCACAATAATGGAAACTTCCACGAAAAATGAAAGTGGTCGGGTGATAAAAGGCAAACAGAAAAGGTTTGCTATAGATACGACCAGAAATAAAATTGGGTACATAGTTGTCGTACGCCAAATATTTAGCCGATCTCTATCGAGAATCAAAAAGAAAAAGAAAAAGGAAGTGAAATAAACTTCATCTCTTATGAGCCCGGACCATCTTTTCATAGCTTGAATACTCATCTTGATGATTCAGATTTTCTGGTTGGTCCAGAAAATGAAAATAAAATATCGATGTGATATGAGAATTATCTTCCTGAATAAGATTTTGAGATTCAGGATGGAGGTAGATATACCTGGCAGATATTTGGTCATCGTACATGACTACTAAAGGTAGCAAATATTTATCCTCTCAAAATAAATAAGTATAGTATCTAGTAATATAAAAATTATTATTGGCTCTAGAGGAGCTTATGATGAAAAGACATGCATAAAAAAAGGATGGCAAAAATATAAATGAGTGGTAAACCTGAAGTTTACTGATATATAGCCATCTCCAATAATGTTATCGACATAATTGTGAAATGTTGAAAAACCATAAGTTTTTCACATATAGCATGTCAAAAAAAAAAAAAATGAAACCATCATGGCTGAAGAATCATCAAACAAGTTCATTATATATGATTTCTTTAAGCAGACCCCAAATTAAGATCTCACTCTAAAGGATTTGAAACATAATGCATCCCAAATGGAAAAATTGAATATGTTATTGGTTCTAGAGTGGGATTCAGTACGAGATTTTAGACATGGAATGTCATCATCTCGAGGGGGAGAATTAAAGAATCCTAGTGAGTGGAACATTAAGAAATTATGTTCGCACTTGAAAAAGAACTTGATAAAGTAAATTCAATTAAGATGATTCCCATGATCGGGTGTAATGCAGTTGTGCATGTAATAAAGACATATACAATCCAGAGATATAAAGTATATGGATAATTAGAAATATGCTCGCAAGTTTGCTAGAAGAATATGATAAGCTGATGGAATGAGATATGTGAAATGAATTAAAATGAAAAGTAGAATAATCCATTTACAAAATGCCTGCCAGACATTTTGATGAAATAATGAAATCTCATATTTCAGCTGAAAATGCTCCAATAAGAAAATAGTATCCTAAAAAGACGATATATGAGTCTATAGCACGCTAGAGACGTGATAGACCACTTTGGTTCCAAAGAGTCCTCGAAAAAGAGCAAAAATATAACTAGATGATGAATCTCATGATGAGACCGTTGATATGGTTAATATAATAGTCAGGTACCTGGGTAAATCATTGATGATGATAAAGAGATCTTGATTAACCATATCAGTATGAGTAAAAAGATGGAACCAAAGAGAAAATAGATTGTCGACAATATTGAAAAAGCGCTATATAAATGAGGAGTATGAATCTACCTCTATATATGAGGGTAAAGTGAATTGATTGGCCATCAATTCGATATAAAGCTCGTTAGAAAAATAAGAGATTTTTGGACCAAAAGTCAAAGGTATATATTTTTCCAGAGAATGAAATGAAAGATGACCTTGAGGTATGAAAAAACGGCTTGTTCTGAGGTCACTGGAGAAAATTTAAAATATATGCAATATATTGATATGTCTGGCTGGACACAAAATATTTGAGTTGCTTCTAGTTATTTAGTAGTCCCTGGAGAGTTAAAGATGCTCTCGGGAATGTATAAAACTCTGGAAGAGTTAGAACAAGCCATATATAAGGTATCTTGAACCAGTAACTGGTGATAATTTACGGCACGGTTTGTCGATTGCCATTTTAATGAGAATGAATTTCTAGTGTTAGGGGGAGGAATTTGAGAAATTCCTAAAAAGATTACATAGTGTACACAGTCGTTACACTTTGGTCCCCCTACAAATCAAAGAGAGCTGGAAATTTAGGAAATTATGCATTTGCATAATTTGGCAAACCAGTTACCAAATGTGTTCACAGATACGACATGATATACCCGCTGAAAATNNNNNNNNNNNNNNNNNNNNNNNNNNNNNNNNNNNNNNNNNNNNNNNNNNAGGGGGAGACTAGCGGGTTCTAAAGATAAAAATCCCTGAAAAAAAATTTTGTTGAGCAAAGCAGAAAGGTTCAGAAAGAACCTGATATTGAAAGATGTCTGAAAGAAGACATAAGTGGAAAGGTTCCAGAAGAATCTGATACTGAAAAATATCTGAAAGAAGACATAAGTGGAAAGGTTCAAAGAAAACCTGATACTGAAAAATGTCTGAAAGAAGGAATAGATGAAAATGTTCAAGAATAACCAAATAAAGATATGGATCCAGATGACGAGAATGGAACAAAAAAGTATGAGATTTCCATCAACTATGCCCTTGATGAAAATTAATAGATAAAAGATGTTGATGGAATGTTCTCCTTTTCTGTGTCAAAAAGATCGATCATGAAAATGATCCCGATCCAAGGTCCATTTTGGAATGTTAAAAAGACATGATTGGGAGGAGTGGCAGAAGGCCATTCAAACTGAATAACTCTTCCCTAATAAAATAAATGTCTTGGGACCTATAGTCATAACGCCTGAGAATACAAATTCAGTTGGGTATAAGTGGGTATTCGTGAGAAAAATAAGACGATATAAAGCCTGATTAGTTGCCCAAGGTTTTTCTCAGAGACCGGGAATTGATTTTGAGGAAACGTATTCCCCGATAATGGATGCAATTATGTTTAGATTTTTGATGAGCCTAACGGCGTCTAAAAATCTTGAAATGCATCTCATGGACGTTGTGACTGCATATTTGTACGGATCGTTGGATAACGATATATATATGAAACTCCCTGAGGGATTGAAAATGCTAGGGGCATTGAAAGAAAAATCCAGGGAGATTTGTTCGGTCAAGTTACAGCGATCACTTTACGGATTAAAGCAATCCGGACGCATGTGGTACAATCGCTTAAGTGAATATCTTTTGAGTAAAGGATATGTGAATAATGCGATATGTCCATGCGTTTTTATAAAGAAATCGTCATCTGGCTTTGTGATCATTGTTGTATATGTAGATGACCTGAACGTAATTGGAACTCAAAAGGAGGTTGATGATGCTCGAACTCATATGAAAGAGGTGTTCGAAATGAAAGATCTCGGCAAGACAAAGTTTTGTCTTGAGCTCTAGATAGAACATCTCCGAGAAGGAATATTTGTGCATCAATCAAATTATACAAAAAGGTTATTGAAACGCTTTTATATGGATAAAGCGACTCCTTTGAGTACTCCAATGATTGGTAGAAGTCTCGATGTTGAGAGAGATCCTTTTAGGCCCTGCGAAGATAGCGAAAAGATATTAGGTCCTAAAGTACCTTATATGAGTGCTACCGATAGGCTTTTGTATCTTGCAAACTGTACCAGGCCTGATATTGCCTTTGCTACTAACCTCCTGGCAAGATATAGTTATGCTCCTACTCGCAGGCACTGGAACAGAATAAAGCATGTATTATGTTACCTCCAAGGTACAGTTGATTTAAGGTTAATGTATTTTAGAAAACCCGAGTTTGGTATGGTTGGTTTTGCAGATGCATGATACTTATCAGATCCTCATAAGCCTCGATCGCAAACCGGCTATGTTTTTATAATTGGTGGAACCGCGATCTCTTGTCGGTCTCAGAAACAAACTCTGGTTGCAACATCTTCGAATCATGCAGAAACTATTGCACTTCACGAAGCATGTCGAGAGTGTGTGTGTCTTTGGTCAATGAGTCACCACATACAAGTATCAAGCGGAATACTTAAAAAGAAAGAGCCGACGAAAATATTTGAAGACAATTCGGCTTGTGTCGCTCAACTCAAAGAAGGCTACATCAAAAGCGACAGAACAAAGCATATCCCTCCGAGATTTTTCTGTTACATACGGCAGCTCGAGAAAAATGAAGAGGTGGACATTGAGTATGTACGGTCATGCGACAATCCAGCTGATTTGTTTACAAAACCTCTTCCAACTACAACATTCCGAAAACACGTATATGGTATCGGAATGTGGCATTTGCGTGACCTGTGACAAGAAATCTATATCTACTATTTTCAGGAGGAGATTACGGCAATGAACTCTTTTTCTCTTATCATGGTTTTTGTCCCAATGGATTTTTCCATGACTAGATTTTTAACGAGGCATTATGTAATGAAAGATGGAGAATCAAGGAGGAATGTTGAAGATAAACATGCAATAAAATAATGATTTTCCAGATTTTTTTTGACCGATTGAAATGACCGCCTTTTGTTATTTTAATATTTTCACCTTGCTATAAATATGTGTATTACCCCTTTGTTATAAGTTGAGTTTACGATTGAAACAATAATCAAAAAGATCAGTTCCTTTATTTGTATTATATTTATATTCTTTGTTTCTCAATTCTATTTAATTATTCACAACATGTTTCAGATAAAAACGAAAGAGAAAGAAAACAAATAAACAAACAGAACCATTTATATGCAGACATTTAGATGTTTAAGAATATGACTGATTCTGAACTAAAACATACGAAACACAAGTTTTAGTAAAAATCAATATTTACCTATTTCTTATATCTCAATGAAATTAGAGACAATCCGATGTAAAGAACCAAATTAAGATATTAGTCCAGAAAAAAAAAAGAACTTTAAAAGAAAAATATTCAAGAAAATTTGGTGTATAAAAAATAACAAATTCAAATCTATTTCTTTAAGTATAAATAAATCAAATAATCGAAGGATTAGAATTTTTTAATAAAAAGTACCTGGAGTTTTATCGATTTCCACTTAAATATCTCAATAGAAAAACTATTAGTTATTTTGTTTTATAGTAAAGTGGATTATTAAGCAACACAACACATACACATGGAAAGAACAAAGAAACATAACTGCTAAAGCAAAAAAGACTGCTTTACAACACTACATATTATAGGCAAAGCATTAAAATTGTGAAGAAGATACAACGAAATCCTCCCCCTCCTGATAAAAAAGTATAGTGGAAAATAAAATAAATCAAGCTTATCAAGAATCAACACAAGGCCAACATAATAAAAACAAAATATTTTAATTAAAGTGAGACCAAATGAAATGATTTCAGAATTCAACGTTGGAAAAGTGATAGTCCCTACACAAGCATCTTGTGGTTGGAGGAGCTATGGCCCAAGGGTAAAATTAGCACTCAAACAAAGTCCAAATCCTCTCAAATCTCACTTGAAAAAAAGAAGATAATGCCACTTTCTTAAGCAAATCTTACTCCCCACTCACTCAATCAGTAATCATCTCAAGCTATTTATAAGACCACTTTGAATTCTCCAGAAACAGTAAGAAGCAAAAACCAAACAAAACAAAGAGACAAGACTTTGATTCAAAGCTTTTTTAGGAGTGTAAGAACATGTCGTCAAATGAATTATATTCTTCAGCTCAAGCCTTCCAAGAACAAGTCAGTGGCGGTTTTGTCTCTAGAAAACTGCTTCTGCACAACCCATTTGACCACAACACTCAACAAGCCTTCGTGGTCGCACCATCTTCCCTAATCACACATGAAAACAACCTCAACGGGAATGTCTTGATGCTTCTCTCAGTCCTTATCTGTGGAATCATCTGTTGCCTTGGTTTACATTACATCATTCGTTGCGCATTCAGAGGTACTTCAAGTTTCATGATCTCTGAGCCTATCTCCAGTCATTCAACACGACATGGGTCACCAAACAAAGGAATCAAGAAGAAAGCTCTTAAGATGTTCCCGGTCGTGAGTTACTCACCTGGGATGAACCTGCCGGGGATCGGTGAAGAATGCATCATCTGTTTGTCAGATTTTGTTTCCGGTGAGAAGCTCAGGCTGCTACCTAAGTGCAACCACGGATTCCATGTTCATTGCATTGACAAGTGGCTTCAACAACATCTGACTTGTCCAAGCTGCAGACACTGTCTTGTTGAGACATGCCAAAAGATCTTAGGTGACTTCAGTCAAGCTGATCAAGTGATAGCAGCATATACAGAGAGCACAATTGTCAGGATAGCTCCTCTACAACCTGAAGGAAGAGTAAACACTTTAAGAGAGAGCAGCTAAATGGTCAGAAATCTATGCTCATGTTGAGAATATATTCTCAAGTTAGATATAAGTTTGTAAATCTGAGCAAAATTCATGTCTATAGCCATAGAAGAGGTCCAAAAAAAAAAAAAAACAGGATAGTTCAATTTTTTTGTCTTTCTTTATTTTGCCTGTAACACAAAGTGTATACAGCGAGAATATATTTATATTTATCACTTTCAGTAGTATCTCACTGAGATCATCAAACTTCTCTTTGTGAAAGTATGTTTTCGCGGGGAAATGATAATTATTAATGCTTATCCATAAAACAATAAGAATCCTCTATAAAACTGATAAATTTTCGTCATATATTCTTATGTGTCATAAATGGTCTTGACTTAATAACATTATGTGCCCCGGAAATTATTAAGCATATACCAAACAAGAACAACTGTTCTTCCATGAGCAACTACCTTAGCTTCTGCACTGTAAAGGAAACAACAACCTCTACCATTTGCCAACTCTTGACTCTAAGTTCTAGCTGTAACTCCCCGATCTCTAAGCTATAATAGTCAACTATCAACTACATATAAGATTCCAAGTCCCATAGTTGTTGCAGGTTTTTGATAGTACTCAGTAAATTAAACTTTTTTTTTTTGGTAAAAATGTAAAATATTATTACCAAGCTTTTTCGTTTTTGACATAAATTACAGAAGTTAACAAGAAGCAGAGAAAGAAAATAAAATTCTAAACATAGACTCGATCTAGCTATGACAAGGCAGACACAACAACCAAGACCGTTGTCCCGAGGCTCTACCAAGTCCGCAACAACAGCTTGACGCAAAAAAATGAGCCAAGTTCAAACGAGAGCAAGAACCTAGTAATTTTGGCCTCTCCGGTGATCCTCTCTTAAAAATAATGACCCACCCGAGAACAAATTGCCGAGGCATCATATCGCTAACCTGCAAGAAAAAACAGCAATAGAAAAGGCCTAGCACCCACAACAACCAAAAACCGAGCATTTATTAGGCACGAAAGCGACATGTACACGATGTTCCGAGCAAAATGAGCTGTAAACTCCATACTTCCCACCCCGAATCCAACTTGCACACAATTATCACGCACACCACCACAGAAGCTCAAGCAAACCTATGTGATGCTGGGATGTGAGCGAAGAGCAAGCGTTAAGAAGTGGCGATCAATGACCCGAAAACCACCACAAGCCCGTAGCAGCCGAGAACCGACGAGCTAAAATTGGAGACGCTAGAGCTGTTACTTGCCTTAGCAAAAAAATGGGAAATTAGAAACATGGCACAAAACTATGGAGCAGGAACCGTGAAGCAGATGACCGAAGGTGAGAACACTACAAGAAATATGTACATTCTTAGCACACGATAAACGCTATTGTAGGGGTTTCATAGCGTTTTCTCATCTGCTATGTCATCGGCAGCCATAATAGGCCCCCTCTCTACGATAGCGGTTTTCTTTGACGCTACTAATATTCCGATATGATAGCAATAAATGAATGTCGTTTTTAACGTAACTATAACACGTTTTAATTTTGTCACAAATTGTTTACGATTCATAATTCGAGTTATGATATGTCCTTCTACAATAGCTGTTCAGTATTCTTATATTTAATTTTGGTATAGCTTCGAAATATGTTATCATTGTCCAATTCGTAGGTAATTTAAAACGCTATGATATTTTACTATAACATTTTTGTTTTTGCTATTGTAGATTTGTTTGTCTAATTCGTAGTTTGATTTAAATGCTATGATTTTCAACTATAACAATTGTTTTTTGTTATTGCTGGTTTGTTGGTTATGCTATGGTATGTTGGTGCCCATAATTGATTTCAGAAAACACCACTCATAAACAACAGCGAAAGCATTCATAGAATATGTAGCTAATACATAAGTCATAAAATTTACACAGCCGATTGAAAACTGAAAACAAAGTCATACACATAAGATAATTATAAGTTCAGTAGCCTTGTTTAAAGGCTGGACCAGAGTTCTTCATTCTCCAAGTTACTACAATCAAAACCTCTAATCAGTATAGGAATTGCATCAGAAAGATTGTAAAGAGAAAGCACAACACTTACCTGTTCCTCTTAATATATGATCAATTTATCAAGTGGCCATGCGATAGAAGAACCATGTGCATCCTTCAAGCTCTCTATTTCATCAGATTTCCTCCAAGCGTCTGCATCATCTACCAACACTGCATCTATCCACACTCTAGCTGCGTTCGGACCCAATCGTACAAAGTGAACCATCTGATATGGGTCTGTTGAATTCACACGTCCTTCGGCAACGACTTGTTTCCTCTCACTGATGTCCATCAATTTGCACTTCTGATTCACTTGTATAGCTTGGGATCCATCATTTAGCTGTCATGTTTACAGTACAAAACATTGTAGTACTCAGACAGTAAGACAAATATTATTATTTACAACCTAAGGAAGAAAATGTTACCGGCATTGAGGGAGACTTCTTAGTAGGAGTAGTTGATGTTGTTGCTCTTGATTTTCCACTTTTTTTAAGGCTGCTTCCAGTAGACCCAAGAGAAGAACTTTAAGACCTGCAGTATTTGGAGTCGGAGACACTTTTCTTCTTGCTTCTATNNNNNNNNNNNNNNNNNNNNNNNNNNNNNNNNNNNNNNNNNNNNNNNNNNNNNNNNNNNNNNNNNNNNNNNNNNNNNNNNNNNNNNNNNNNNNNNNNNNNNNNNNNNNNNNNNNNNNNNNNNNNNNNNNNNNNNNNNNNNNNNNNNNNNNNNNNNNNNNNNNNNNNNNNNNNNNNNNNNNNNNNNNNNNNNNNNNNNNNNNNNNNNNNNNNNNNNNNNNNNNNNNNNNNNNNNNNNNNNNNNNNNNNNNNNNNNNNNNNNNNNNNNNNNNNNNNCTTAGCCAAAACCCAATGCTGACATCTTGGACGGGCTGGACTGGACTGATCAGAACTTGGAAAGAACCTCCTACTGCACTGATCAGAACTTGGACAGAACCTCCCTTAGCTTCTGGTCGATATTCGGACTTCCGGGTAGCGTATCGGCTTCAAAGCTTCGACTGATCTGAACTAATCTGAGCAGCACCTCTACTTGATCACCAAAGGAAAGGCTTGGACGAAATGGTTTGGACAGAGCTTCTGCTTAGAGATTGCAGAAATTCTTCGATCGGGTAGAACTTCTCTTCTCGGTGATATCTCGGTCTTCCAAAAGAACTTTTCTTCTAAAACTTCTTTTTCTTTCTCTTTCTCTCACTAGCCACGTCTTTAAGTGACTTTTNNNNNNNNNNNNNNNNNNNNNNNNNNNNNNNNNTGACACTCAGCTGCTGATATGCTAGACAGAACGTCCTGGCCATATGCATAGAGACACCTCGAGCTTCTTGATCGGTTTACGCGATTTTTGACCTTTCCGGCATATTTTCGACCCGCGATCAAT includes:
- the LOC106299311 gene encoding RING-H2 finger protein ATL75-like, with translation MSSNELYSSAQAFQEQVSGGFVSRKLLLHNPFDHNTQQAFVVAPSSLITHENNLNGNVLMLLSVLICGIICCLGLHYIIRCAFRGTSSFMISEPISSHSTRHGSPNKGIKKKALKMFPVVSYSPGMNLPGIGEECIICLSDFVSGEKLRLLPKCNHGFHVHCIDKWLQQHLTCPSCRHCLVETCQKILGDFSQADQVIAAYTESTIVRIAPLQPEGRVNTLRESS